From one Caldithrix abyssi DSM 13497 genomic stretch:
- a CDS encoding DUF6504 family protein has product MKEKKMIFAIVEVVTYDGGKKAERPLRFVYEGKTYLVAQVIDRWYEGHPVAGRPNYNYFKVLTTDGEIYILRYNQRYEVWSMLIKG; this is encoded by the coding sequence ATGAAAGAAAAAAAGATGATTTTTGCCATTGTCGAGGTTGTGACTTACGACGGCGGCAAAAAAGCGGAACGGCCGCTTCGTTTTGTGTACGAGGGGAAAACGTACCTGGTGGCGCAGGTAATCGACCGCTGGTACGAGGGGCATCCTGTGGCCGGACGCCCCAATTACAACTACTTTAAAGTGCTAACCACCGATGGCGAAATTTACATTTTGCGCTACAATCAGCGCTACGAGGTGTGGTCGATGTTAATAAAAGGTTGA
- the rsmB gene encoding 16S rRNA (cytosine(967)-C(5))-methyltransferase RsmB — MSKKPKTARALAYEVLFKFEKTFDRLDQLTERALEQNELSGRERRFFKNLTSGVVRHRLYLDWIGSQLYKGRYKKLLIKFKVLLRLALYELIFLTAIPEHATLNEYVGLTKKKLNNFQAKLLNGLLRNYLRQKETLDPAKKIEDPLKRLSVQYSFPEWLIKRWIGFWGEAETEALCKKLNEPPDFDVHINTQKISPKKFKNLLKEKKVPFVEAPFDTTIVRVKDVQPFLRERWFEKGYCVIQDESAALVVEQMALTEKSKILDMCAAPGGKYAQLLKKRPSQGMVVAADIDKERLKRVKQNVQKLGLEGGLFVVADGKNPPFKKVFDHILIDAPCTGLGVIRKHPDIKWRRKFEEIIEFSKIQEDLLEAADRILTENGRLIYSTCTIDYFENENVAKDFLQKHAEKYAVQKPKVAHPSMLSEDFVRIQPHRHEMDGSFCAVFKKIKDDAE; from the coding sequence ATGAGCAAAAAACCAAAAACAGCCCGGGCGCTGGCTTACGAAGTTCTGTTTAAATTCGAAAAGACGTTTGATCGTTTAGATCAATTGACCGAGCGGGCGCTGGAACAAAATGAATTGAGCGGCCGCGAAAGGCGCTTTTTTAAAAATTTAACTTCCGGCGTGGTGCGCCACCGATTGTACCTGGATTGGATTGGCAGCCAGCTTTACAAAGGACGCTACAAAAAGCTACTGATCAAGTTTAAGGTTCTTTTGCGTTTGGCGCTTTACGAATTGATCTTTTTAACGGCCATTCCAGAGCACGCCACGTTAAACGAATATGTTGGTTTAACAAAGAAAAAATTAAACAATTTCCAGGCAAAATTGTTGAACGGTTTGCTACGCAACTATTTGCGGCAAAAAGAAACGCTCGATCCCGCCAAAAAGATCGAGGATCCTCTGAAGCGGCTGAGCGTGCAATATTCTTTCCCCGAATGGCTGATTAAACGCTGGATTGGCTTCTGGGGTGAGGCAGAGACCGAAGCCCTGTGTAAAAAGTTAAATGAACCGCCCGATTTCGATGTGCACATCAACACGCAAAAGATCAGTCCTAAAAAATTCAAAAATCTTTTAAAAGAAAAAAAAGTGCCCTTTGTGGAAGCGCCGTTTGATACCACTATTGTAAGAGTAAAAGACGTACAGCCCTTTTTGCGCGAACGCTGGTTCGAGAAAGGCTATTGCGTAATTCAGGACGAAAGCGCGGCGCTGGTGGTCGAGCAAATGGCGTTGACAGAAAAGAGTAAAATTCTGGACATGTGTGCGGCGCCCGGCGGAAAGTACGCGCAATTGCTTAAAAAGCGTCCGTCGCAGGGCATGGTTGTTGCTGCCGATATTGATAAGGAACGTTTGAAAAGAGTGAAACAAAATGTGCAAAAATTGGGACTGGAGGGCGGACTGTTTGTCGTTGCCGACGGTAAAAATCCGCCGTTTAAAAAGGTTTTTGATCACATCCTGATCGACGCGCCCTGCACCGGCCTGGGCGTCATCCGCAAGCATCCGGATATTAAATGGCGCCGTAAGTTCGAAGAGATCATCGAGTTTTCGAAAATTCAGGAAGATTTGCTGGAAGCGGCGGATCGCATTCTCACGGAAAACGGACGGCTGATCTACAGCACCTGTACCATCGATTATTTCGAAAATGAAAATGTGGCTAAAGACTTTTTGCAAAAACATGCGGAAAAGTACGCCGTGCAAAAGCCGAAAGTAGCGCACCCATCCATGCTTTCAGAAGATTTTGTCCGAATACAGCCGCATCGGCACGAGATGGACGGCAGCTTTTGCGCGGTCTTTAAAAAAATCAAAGATGATGCTGAATAA